The Anaerolineae bacterium genome contains the following window.
GGCGGCGTCAGCGCCAGCAGCGCCCCAAAGCCGGTGGCCAGCCCCCAAGCTCCTAGCAGGTCCCAGTTGGGCGTGAGACCCCATTCCAGTCCAGTTGGCCCGCTGAGGAGTGAGATCCAAGCCATCCCGAAAGCGAGGATGCCGATCAACAGGAACCCACCGCTGAGCATGGTTAGCATGGCGTAGGCAAGCCAACGCAGGCTGGGCATGCGTACGCTCAGGTTGGCTAACGCCAGTGTGACGGCGAAGGGTATCAGCATCACCAAAATCGCCAAGGCCTGCAGCGCATCTTGGCTTACTATAGTAGATAGATCGTTCACAGTTCCTCCTTCACCTGGGCCAGTCCTCCATCATCCGTTTTTCGCTGCGCCCGACCAGCGCATCAGCGCCCGGGCGACGTTATCGGGCAGCGCGTCACCGACGCGATCCTGTAGAAAGGCCAACACACGTTCGGCTGTGATGCCCTGCGCCTCGGCGCGGCGCAGTGACGTACGCGTGATCCGATAGCGAAATGGCTCGGCCGAGCCCGCTATGGGAGACGCCTCCCAACTAGCGAACCGCGCTACCCGAAAACGATCGAAGGCGGGCGCGGACAGGGGCACCAAAACAGAGAAGTCTCGGCCGACTAGGATCGAATCGGGCGACGCCGTGGGCGGCAATTCAGCCCGTATCAGGGCCTGGCCGGCTACAGTCACTGCCATCCGTCGTCCCTCTGTATCTAGCGCGATCGCACCCAACCAGTGCAGTGGACCTGTGATCAGGAAGTGCGCCAGCCGAGCCTCTACGTCGTCCCAATGCTCAAACCCGCGCAAGTAGCGATCACCGTCGACTGGCCGGATGTACCACGAGTCATAGTCGCCATCCGGGCGCAGGAAATTTGGAGCCACTGTCTTTAAGGCGGAGATCCAAGCTCCCACTTCGTGCCAGCTTCCCGGCTGTAGCTGCTCTAGCCAGGCTAGAAACCTTCTCCGAGCGCCGATCGGATCGTTGCGCCAGGAGCCCTCACACACCAGGCCAGGCAGGCGACGCAGGTCATCCCAGGCCTCACTGTCCTGCCAAGCGAGCCACAGCATTTGCCATTGTTCGGCACGATTGGATTGTAACCAGGTGTGCACAGCCGACGCATGCAGACGTGCGTTTCCCTTGCCATCCTCACGGATCCAATCCAACTGCTCCGCTAGATGGAGCAGGAACGCAAGCCGGCTCCCACTGGATGAGCTAGCAGAGGTCGCTTCGCGGACTAGAAGCCGTGCCGAAAGCGCCGATAAGTCCTCAGGGCGCCAACGCCCTTGCTGGCGCCGCATCCCTTCCACCTGTACCATCGCTAGCAACGTGGTCGCGTCCTGTACCAGCGCATCCCCGGAATCCAGAAACGAATCGGGCACTGCAGCCATAGGCACATTCAACGTCCGGGCTGGCTGTCGCGGCAGCAAGGCCAGGACTTCATCCGGCACGAAGACGATCTCCGCAGGGGCCTCATCTATCTCGGCGAACCTCCGGAAGATCCAGCCGCGATACCACAGCTCCTCGGCTGGGCTGGTAGGGGATCGCCAGGGCTGTTCGCGAGCGAGCCGGCCAGGGCCGAAGGGACGGATCTCGCCATAACGCCGCAAAAACAGCCTAGAAGGCATCCGTCCGCCGGCTGCCACCAATTCCTCTAGCGCAGCTGTGGCCTCAGGGGAAAGCTCACACAGGGCCTGAGCGATAGAAGCTGGATCGGCCAAGGCTACAGCTAACTCCTCCACAGCCCCTCGATGCTCCTGGCTTTGCAAGGCGACGCCGCGTAACTCGGCGATGATGCGCAACATTACCAGCGAGTGATCGGTTAAGCTCTGCACTAGGCTATACATTCGTTCAAACGCGTTCGAGCCTCTACTGTATGAGCAGGCGAAAGGCTGAAGAAGGGTTTCCTTGGAGGGGCGTGTCTCTCCTCCGGACCTCCCTGATCTTGCGGAGACAACGGTATGGCCATCGAGTTGGAAAAAAACTGTCCTTGTGAGTTTCCATCCTCCCCCGATCAGACGCTCTCCCATCTTCTTCCCATCTGTGGGGAAGACGGCAGGGCAGAAGGGG
Protein-coding sequences here:
- a CDS encoding helicase-associated domain-containing protein, whose amino-acid sequence is MQSLTDHSLVMLRIIAELRGVALQSQEHRGAVEELAVALADPASIAQALCELSPEATAALEELVAAGGRMPSRLFLRRYGEIRPFGPGRLAREQPWRSPTSPAEELWYRGWIFRRFAEIDEAPAEIVFVPDEVLALLPRQPARTLNVPMAAVPDSFLDSGDALVQDATTLLAMVQVEGMRRQQGRWRPEDLSALSARLLVREATSASSSSGSRLAFLLHLAEQLDWIREDGKGNARLHASAVHTWLQSNRAEQWQMLWLAWQDSEAWDDLRRLPGLVCEGSWRNDPIGARRRFLAWLEQLQPGSWHEVGAWISALKTVAPNFLRPDGDYDSWYIRPVDGDRYLRGFEHWDDVEARLAHFLITGPLHWLGAIALDTEGRRMAVTVAGQALIRAELPPTASPDSILVGRDFSVLVPLSAPAFDRFRVARFASWEASPIAGSAEPFRYRITRTSLRRAEAQGITAERVLAFLQDRVGDALPDNVARALMRWSGAAKNG